In one window of Candidatus Deferrimicrobiaceae bacterium DNA:
- a CDS encoding WYL domain-containing transcriptional regulator has product MRLDVLVRFLKMHRLLSRVTGATIADLMEEAQVSRATVYRLLAAVENSGDALEKEELPTRHVRYRLLDPFCKGNNSDHAFRIARDELIAVQFVRRYARMFKGTELEEDVENVFAKIEGSVDPKHYRMLKRLDQLFIPAFKGVKDYTSSKTAGAIDKLANAILLERTCVTKYESFSKKETKALTIDPLHFFDHNGLYLFARVKGHTDIRIFAVERFQSVEMTEERYEYPEGFDPVKRLESTFTIFDYQAPTTFRIRFSENSAKYVKERRWAKGQKIEKQDDGSIILTMTTMGHEDVLRWLLSYGPDAELIEPVDLREELRTSLRRTLEKYGNE; this is encoded by the coding sequence ATGCGGCTGGACGTCCTGGTCAGGTTCCTGAAGATGCACCGGCTGCTCTCGCGGGTGACGGGCGCTACGATCGCCGACTTGATGGAGGAAGCCCAGGTTTCCCGCGCCACGGTCTATCGGTTGCTGGCCGCCGTCGAAAATTCCGGCGACGCCCTGGAGAAGGAGGAGCTGCCGACCCGTCACGTCCGATACCGGCTGCTCGACCCATTTTGCAAGGGGAACAACAGCGACCACGCCTTCCGGATTGCCCGGGACGAACTGATCGCGGTGCAGTTTGTCCGCCGGTATGCACGGATGTTCAAGGGCACCGAGCTGGAAGAGGACGTCGAGAACGTGTTCGCAAAGATAGAAGGTTCCGTTGACCCGAAGCACTACCGGATGCTGAAGCGGCTCGACCAGCTTTTCATCCCGGCGTTCAAGGGGGTCAAGGACTACACATCGTCAAAGACCGCGGGCGCCATCGACAAGCTGGCGAACGCGATCCTGCTCGAGCGCACCTGCGTCACGAAATACGAGTCCTTCTCCAAGAAAGAGACGAAGGCGCTGACGATCGACCCGCTCCACTTCTTCGACCACAACGGCCTCTACCTGTTCGCTCGCGTGAAGGGGCATACCGACATCCGCATCTTCGCGGTCGAGCGGTTCCAGTCCGTCGAGATGACGGAAGAGCGATACGAATATCCGGAAGGGTTTGACCCGGTCAAGCGGCTTGAAAGCACCTTCACGATCTTCGACTACCAGGCGCCGACGACGTTCCGCATCCGCTTTTCGGAGAACTCGGCCAAGTACGTCAAGGAACGACGCTGGGCGAAGGGGCAGAAGATCGAGAAGCAGGATGACGGTTCGATCATCCTGACGATGACGACGATGGGACACGAGGATGTGCTGCGCTGGCTGCTGAGCTACGGTCCTGACGCGGAGTTGATCGAACCGGTGGATTTGCGCGAAGAGCTTAGGACATCGCTGCGGCGTACGTTGGAGAAATACGGGAACGAATGA
- a CDS encoding polymorphic toxin type 17 domain-containing protein, with translation MSCVALMCPNNLENNICGTPAEFAEKYIARVLTFSKVCKENDIEIKVLSMTVDRFLNGFPWNHMSDMQWKGYILEWQSAILPILTKALIQISSEGENLCKGLLSYPGAECKRWGFMLSNAAQVFNGVEGIGITSKDKACICCNNEFRVIWSLKDIEIIRYPWKAKYDNNLPSGGDNPFIPPRGWEKMGVVSRGPNGGFIDKLGREWVRDTERRDHWDLQLDNGTHKNISDGGIEIG, from the coding sequence ATGAGTTGTGTGGCGTTGATGTGTCCAAATAATTTGGAAAACAATATATGTGGCACGCCGGCTGAATTTGCAGAAAAGTATATTGCGAGGGTCCTTACGTTTAGCAAGGTTTGTAAGGAGAACGATATTGAAATAAAAGTATTATCAATGACTGTTGACCGATTTCTTAATGGATTTCCATGGAATCACATGAGTGACATGCAATGGAAGGGCTATATATTGGAATGGCAATCCGCAATACTCCCAATACTAACTAAGGCCTTGATACAGATTTCTTCTGAAGGAGAAAATTTATGTAAAGGGTTGTTGTCATATCCAGGGGCGGAATGCAAGAGGTGGGGTTTTATGCTAAGCAATGCGGCTCAGGTGTTTAATGGCGTTGAAGGGATAGGGATTACCTCCAAAGATAAGGCGTGTATATGTTGTAATAATGAATTTAGAGTTATATGGAGTTTAAAAGATATTGAAATAATACGGTATCCATGGAAGGCTAAGTACGATAATAATTTGCCCAGTGGGGGAGATAATCCATTTATCCCTCCGAGGGGGTGGGAAAAGATGGGTGTTGTATCGCGTGGACCGAATGGTGGTTTTATAGATAAATTGGGTAGGGAGTGGGTTAGAGATACCGAAAGGAGAGACCACTGGGATCTTCAACTAGATAATGGCACACATAAGAATATTTCAGATGGCGGAATCGAAATAGGATAA